In the Vibrio gigantis genome, one interval contains:
- the tadF gene encoding tight adherence pilus pseudopilin TadF has product MKDLSLKSNSRKCQQGIFSIEFAIVGFFFSLLLVFSGDVIIKLSVKGKLDRLSYSLVNVVKERTQLYDSSVLLTSKQVDEIDTIARHSLQRTFGNYDASRYGLLLEEQSFTGIGQASPSIRERRGDLSCSVAKPISELQHLSVVSVWGHQMPLYRVTLCYRTNNWFGELVGTDFTDVMSDSVVIGR; this is encoded by the coding sequence ATGAAAGATCTAAGTTTGAAGTCTAACTCGCGAAAGTGTCAGCAAGGCATATTCAGTATCGAGTTTGCCATTGTAGGGTTCTTTTTTAGTTTGCTGTTGGTATTCAGTGGTGACGTGATCATCAAGCTTTCCGTTAAAGGTAAGTTGGATCGTTTGTCCTATTCGCTGGTGAATGTTGTCAAAGAACGCACGCAGCTTTATGACTCTAGTGTGCTCTTAACCTCTAAGCAGGTTGATGAAATAGACACGATAGCTCGTCACTCCTTACAACGTACCTTTGGTAATTATGACGCTTCGCGTTATGGCTTGTTGCTTGAAGAGCAAAGCTTTACTGGGATTGGCCAAGCTTCACCGAGCATTCGGGAACGTCGTGGAGATCTAAGCTGCAGTGTTGCCAAGCCCATTAGTGAATTACAGCATCTGTCTGTGGTGAGTGTTTGGGGGCACCAGATGCCTCTTTATCGTGTAACGCTCTGCTATCGAACTAATAACTGGTTTGGTGAACTGGTTGGTACTGACTTTACCGACGTGATGTCAGATTCTGTCGTGATTGGGAGGTAA